Proteins found in one Micromonospora sp. WMMD1082 genomic segment:
- a CDS encoding MerR family transcriptional regulator: MAWSTRELADLAGTTVNTVRHYHRLGLLEEPERRSNGYKEYEVRHLVRLLRIRRLADLGVPLSRIGEASAHSDATPDMLRKLDTELAESIKRLGRARHDIAAILREGAPADIAAGFESVASRLSDADTSMIHIYTLLYDEEALEDVRRMVETDADARAVGDDINALAPDADEATRQHLAERLAPSLAQNLADYPWMRDPAARLAKSGRITQQTFIQAMVDLYNPAQLDVFARARNLADEYLQARRPADDDIE, encoded by the coding sequence GTGGCCTGGAGTACGCGTGAACTCGCCGATCTGGCAGGCACAACGGTGAACACGGTCCGGCACTATCACCGGCTGGGTCTGCTTGAAGAGCCCGAGCGCAGGTCCAACGGATACAAGGAGTACGAAGTACGGCATCTCGTGCGACTCCTGCGCATCCGGCGCCTCGCGGACCTGGGCGTGCCCCTCTCCCGGATTGGCGAGGCCAGCGCGCACAGCGACGCCACGCCGGACATGCTGAGAAAACTGGACACAGAACTCGCGGAGAGCATCAAGCGCCTGGGGCGGGCCCGCCACGACATCGCGGCCATCCTGCGGGAGGGTGCGCCCGCCGATATAGCCGCAGGCTTTGAGTCAGTCGCGTCGCGCCTCTCCGATGCCGACACCTCGATGATCCACATCTACACCCTGCTCTACGACGAGGAAGCGCTCGAAGATGTACGGCGGATGGTGGAAACCGATGCTGACGCCCGCGCCGTCGGCGATGACATCAACGCACTTGCTCCCGACGCGGATGAGGCAACACGGCAGCACCTCGCGGAGAGACTCGCACCGAGTCTCGCACAGAACCTGGCGGACTACCCCTGGATGAGGGACCCGGCGGCACGGCTGGCGAAGAGCGGGCGCATCACCCAGCAGACCTTCATCCAGGCAATGGTGGATCTGTACAACCCTGCCCAGCTCGATGTGTTCGCGCGAGCCAGGAACCTCGCCGACGAGTACCTGCAAGCTCGCCGCCCTGCGGACGACGACATCGAGTGA